CCGCCCCTCCGTCCGCGGGTCGGGGTAGCCGTGGGGATAGCGCAGCGGGTGGCCGAGCAGCAGCGCGACCTCGCGGCCCACCCCGAGCACGCTCATGCAGTCGGGACGGTTGGCCGTCACCTCGAGGTCCAGCACCACGTCGTCGGCGACGTGCGCGATCTCCTCGGCCGGAAGCCCGACCCCCGCAAGGCGCTCCGCAAGCACTTCGGGCGCCACACCCACCGTCACGTACTCCCGCAGCCAGTCAAGCGGTACCCGCATCGGCGCTCCCCTCAAACCTGCCGCAGAAAGCGGAGATCGTTCTCGTAGAACAGCCGGATGTCGTCGATCCGGTGTCGGAGCATCGCGGGCCGCTCCACGCCCATGCCGAACGCGAACGCGGTGTAGCGTTGCGGATCGATCCTGGACATCTCGAGGACGCGGGGATGAAACATCCCGCAGCCGAGGATCTCAAGCCAGCCGGACCGCTTGCACACGGCGCACCCCCGGCCGCCGCAGATCACGCAGGAGATCGCCATCTCCGCGCTCGGCTCCGTGAACGGGAAGTACGACGGCACGAACCGCGCGCGGGTCTCCGGTCCGAAGAACGCCTGGGCGAAGTGCAGCAGCACGCCTTTGAGATCCGAGAAGCGCACCCCCTCACCGACCATGAACCCGTCGACCTGCTGAAACATCGGCGAGTGACTCGCGTCCACCGGGTCGCGCCGGTAGCAGTGCCCGTACGAGATCGCCCGCATCGGTGGGCGGCGGCAGTCCATGACGTGCACGTCCACGACCGTCGTGTGCGTGCGCAACAGCCACTCGCCCCCGAGGTAGAACGAGTCTTGCGCGTCGCGCGCAGGATGGTACGGTGGCATGTTCAGCCGCTCGAAGTTGTCGTGGTCGCGCTCGACCTCGGGGCCCTCGACGACTTCGAACCCGAGCCCGAGGAAGATCTGCGCGACGTCCTCCATCGCTCTCGACAGCACGTGCGTCCGGCCCGACGCAAGCGGACGCCCGGGCAGCGTGACATCGATCCGCTCGTCCGCGAGCCGTGTCTGTCGCCCCGCAGCCGCCAGCGTCTCCGCGCGGCGCTGGACGGCGTCCTCGACTGCGGCTTTCAGCGCGTTCAGCACCTGGCCGAGCCGGGGACGGTCCTCCGCGGACGCGCGCCCGAGCGCCCGGAACGCCTGGGCGATGACGCCCTGGCGGCCGAGATATCGGACGCGCACTTCCTCCAGCGCCGTCTCCGTCGTGGCGTCCCTGCACGCCTGCTGCGCCTCGCGCTCGATCTCCGGGATCCGGTCCAACTCCGTCATGCGCCCTCCTCCGGCGCGCTGCGGCGCGTCCGGTTCGGCAACAAAAAAACGCACCTCCGTCCAAGGGACGGAAGTGCAGCTTCCGCGGTCCCACCCTTCTTCCGCCCGCGATCGTAGGGCCGCGGACGACACTCGATGCACCCCGGGGTACGGGCCGGGCGCCCTGTCTGCCTACAGGCGGCGATCCGCCGCGGTCAGCACACCGCTCGGGAGTGAACGTGCGCGGCGAGGAACGCGGGCCGGCTCGCAGTCGGTGACCGGCCCTCCCTTGGCGCCGCGATCTCGCGCACCCTCTCCGTCATCGCAAAACAACTCGCTGCGATTGCCCGCCGACCCGGCGTCGTCGGGTCAGTTCAGGATCGGCACGATCCAACGCGGATGCCGCGTCGTGAGCTGTCGGTACAGCAGATACGCCCAGACGGAACCCGTGGTCTCGAATACGCGCCAGAAGCACTCCGGCGTCCACGTGATCTCCACCGCGCCCCTCCTGCGTGCCACGTACGTTTCTGGGGGCCCCGAAGGAAACGACCGCCGTCGCGGATGGCCCTCTGAGGTTGGTCCCAGTATAACACAGCCTCGCTGGCTGCGTCACGCACTCAGCCGCGGCGGGTAGCTGTTCAATGATTTTGTCACCCCGGAACTGCTCAGTGATTCTGTCACCCTGGGAGGATGGACAGGGAGACGATCACCGGACGCGCGTGCGTTAGGACAGACCCGCGGCGCGGTAGAGCAGAATCGCCGCCGCAGCGGCGACGTTGAGCGACTCCACACCGTCCGCGATCGGGAGGCGCACGGCCTCGGCGCCGGCGCGCCACCACGCTGCGTCGGCGCCCGCGCCTTCGTTGCCGAAGATCATCGCCAGCGGCCGATCGAACGACGCCTCGGCGACCAGCCGCCCGCCGCGCGGGGCCGCCACCAGCAGCCGAACGCCTCGCCGGCGCAGCTCCTCGGCGGCCGTCGCGGCGGTCGCCGCGTGCAGGAGCGGCATGCGGAACGCCGTGCCCGCGGATGCCCGCAGCGCCTTCGCACCGAACGGATCCGCCGCGCCGCCGACCGTCACCGCGCCCGTCGCCCCGACGGCCGCAGCGGTACGCAGAATCGCCCCCACATTTCCGGGATCCTGGACGGCGTCGAGCACGACGAGCAGCGCGTCCGGCCGGTCCAGCTCGGAGGGGGACGCCGGCGCGGGCCTCCGCGCGATCCCGAGCGCGCCCTGAGGCGTCTCGACCTGCGCCACCGCGGCAAACACGTCGCGCGCGACGAGTACTTCGCGCGCGCCCAGCGCCTGCAGATCTCGGCGCAACGGCGCGTAACGCGCATCGCCGGCGGCGTCGGGCGTGTAGACGACGGCCTCGAAGCGTGCACCGGCCGAGGCGGCGGCGGCGAGCGCGCGCCACCCCTCAACGGCCACGCGGTCCGCCTCCCGGTGCGGCGAACGCAGCAGCGCGCGCAGATCGCGGATGAATGGATTGCCGCGGCTCGTGATCACGACACCCGACCGTGCCAGAGAGCGCATACACAAGGCCCTCCCCGTGTTTGGGGAGGGCCCTCCGCGCGCATCGCGTGCACGTCCGCGGCTACTTGTCGACTTGAGCCCGTTTGACGAGCGCCTCGAACGCGTGACCGTCCCGCACCGCGAGATCGGCCAGGATCTTCCGGTTCACCTGGATGCCGGCGCGGCGCAACCCGCAGATCAGGCGGCTGTACGAGGTGCCGTGGGTTCTCGCCGCCGCGTTGATCCGGGCGATCCAGAGACGGCGGAAGTCGCGCTTCCGCGCGCGCCGGTGCGCGTAGGCCTGCGCCAGCGCCCGCAGCACCGTCTGGTTGGCCATCTTGAACCAACGGCTCTTCTTGCCCCAGTATCCCTTGGCCAGCTTCAGCACCTTGCGGTGCCGGTGTCTGGCCGCCATCCCTCTCTTTACGCGTGCCATCGAACGACCCCCCTCCTCACAAGCTACGCGCTACCTGTACGGGAGCAGCCGCTCGATCCGCGCCGCATCCTGCGTTCCGATCTCCCGTGTCTGCCGGAGCGACCGCTTTCGCGATCCCCGCTTGTGCTCCATCAGGTGCCCGCCCAACTGACGGCCGCGTATCAGCTTGCCGCGGCCGGTGACGCGAATCCGCTTCGACGCGCCCCCGTGTGTCTTCAGTTTCGGCATCTCGTCCCCCCTCCCGCCCGACGCCCGACGGCGCCCGACGCTGCGAGTGGTGCTAGGTCTTCTTCGGTGCGAGGATCATGATCATGTTGCGACCCTCCATCAGAGGCTGCCGCTCCACGACCGCGACCTCGCCAAGTTGCGTGGCCATCCGGCGGAGAATCTGCTCCCCGACCTGGGGGTGCGCCATCTCGCGCCCACGGAACCACATCGACACGCGAACTTTGTCGCCGTCCTTAAGGAACCCGCTGACCGCCCGGGTCTTGACTTGCAGATCGTGTTCCCCGATCTTCGGGCTCAGCCGCATGCCCTTGAGTTCCGACGTCTTGGACTTCTTGTGCGCCAACCGTTCGCGCTTGGCCTGCTCGTACTTGTACTTGCCGAAATCCATGACGCGGCAGACCGGCGGAGACGCGGTGGGCGCGACCTCCACGAGATCGACCCCGGCCTCTTGAGACTTCGCCAGGGCGTCTTGCAGCGACAAGACACCTAACTGCTCGCCGTTCGCTCCAATCAGCCGGACCTCGCGGGCCCGGATGCGATTGTTGATCCGCGTCTCGCGCTCGCGCTCTACGGGTGTGATGGGTGTTCAGCCCCCTTTGCATCCCATACTCGTCGTGCCGGTACAAACACAGAAGAGGATGGCGACGCCATCCCCTCCACATGCGTACGTTCTGTGGTGACCTTACCGGCAACCGCACCCGAGGGCTGGCGTCGTAAGGTGAGAAGCGGATGGCTTCTGCTTAGAATGGGCTCACTATAGCATACGTGCGTTGGAGCGTCAACGGACGCGCCACGCCGGGCGCGAGATGTTACGAACAGCATGCCGGGCCGCGCCGGAGCCCTGGCAACCTGTCGCGCTGCATGTTCACTGTGGGGGAGGCACGTTCGTGCCCCACGGCAGCACGCGGACCACCACGAGCGCCTGGTCGTCCCTCGCGCCGTCGCCGCTCCATCGTGCCACGGCGTCCATAACGCGGTCGGCGATGTCCTCTGGTTGGGCGTGACGGTGCTCCACGACGTGCTCGGCGAGCCGCTGTTCGCCAAACTGCTCGCCGTCCGCGCGCCGCGCCTCCGTGATCCCGTCGGTGAACAGCACCATCAGATCGCCGGGACCCACGCGCGTCTCGATCGCCGCATAGTGTGCTCGGGTCTCGACGCCGAGCAGCAAGCCGGGCGCCTCCAGCGTGACCGGGGCGGGCTCGCCGGCGCGCAGCACCAAGGGCGCCGGGTGCCCGGCGCTCGTGCAGCGCAGCGTCCCCGCCTCCGGGTCGATCACGCCGTAGAAGAGACTGACGAACAGATCCGACGCCGCGTCCTGCGTAAGCACGGTATTCATCCGTGCCAGCACCGCTTCGGGCGGCCGCCCGTCGAGCACAAACGCCTCAAGCAGGTAGCGGGTGCGCGCGGAGAGCGTGGCGGCGCGAATCCCCTTGCCCGAGACGTCTGCGATCGCAAAACCGACCTGTCCCTGCCCCAGCGCCAAAACAGCGTAGAAGTCGCCGCCCACCTCGCGGCTCGGGACGTATCGTCCGGCGACTGCGAGGCCGGGGAGGCGGACGCTCGGCGTCGGGAGCAGCGCCTGCTGTATCACCCCGGCGATCTCCTGTTGGCGCTCGTAGGCGCGCGCGTTGTCGACGGCCAGGGCGACGCGGTCCGCGAACGCTTCGATCAATCGCACGTCTTGGGCCCGGAACTCGCGCGCTTCGTGGGACACGATCTGCATGACGCCAATGACCTTCCCACCCACGCGCAGCGGCACGCTCGCCGCGGCTCGCACCCCCTGCGCGAGCAGTCGGGGATCGAGCGCCCGAAACGCCTCTTCGCCCGAGAGCACGAGCGCGCGCCCGCCGTCGGCGACCCGTCCGGCCAGCCCCTCGCCTCGCGGCAGCCGGCGCACGCCTGCCGCGCCCTGGCCGGACTCCGCCGGAACGACGAGGTCGCCCGTGGCCTCGTCGACGAACCACACCGTCCCGCCGTCGGCGCGCAGCGCCGAGGCGATCTGTTGCACGAGCGTGACGAGCAACTCGCCGAGCCGCACCGTCGAGAGCGCGGCGTCGCTGACGCCCTGGAGCGCGTTCATCTCGTCGTGGGACCGCGTGAGCCGTTCGCTCATCTCGTCGAACGCCGCCCCGAGTTCCCCGAGTTCGTCGGTGCGGCGAAGCCCCACGCGGTGGCCGACCTCGCCGCGTCCGATCGCGCGCGCACCCCGCGCGAGCGCGAGGATCGGGGCACTCAGCTCCGCCCCCAGCACCCACGCCAGAAACAGCCCGAGCCCAACCGCGGCGAACACCCACTCCAGTTCTTCCTGCGCGGCCCGGCGCACCGGCTCCAGCGCCGAGGTCTCCGGTTCCAGGACGACCGCGGCCCATCGTAGGTTCGAGATCGGCACCGCCGCGCCAACCTCGCGCGCGCCGGCACCGTTCTCCTGGTACCCCTCGATCGTCCGCGGCTCGCCGCGGAGCGCAGCCTGAACGGCCGGGAGCGCCGCGAGCGAGTGCGCCGACCTCGCCGGCCGCCGCAGATCGAGGACGATGCGGCCGGCATCGTCGACGATGACACCGTCCATGTCCGGCGCAAGCGCCGTCGGCAACACCGGCCGCACGCTCGTCAGGTCGACGATGCCGTCGACGACGGCGGCCAGATGCTGCGCCTCGGTGATGCCGGTGGCGACTTCCAACCCGGGACGGCCGGCCGAGACCCGCACGGCGCCGGTCGCCCAGGGCGCGCCCGCCAGCACCGCGGCGAACCCGCGGCGGGTCACGACGTTCGCGTAGGGGTCCCCGGACGGGTCGGCCGCCTCTACATGGCCGTCCGGCAGCACTAGGCCGAGCCAGAGGAAGGACGGGTCGTAGGCGCGGATCGACGCCAGCAACTGCACGATGCCGACCACCGGATACGGCTGGCTCTCCACCGCCGATCCCGCGGCGAGCTCGGCGTGCACCGTGTTGTCGATGAACGTCGAGACGTCCGAGGCGAGCGCGCGCGCGGCGTCCTGCTGGGTCCGAAGCACAACGTTCCGCCGGGCTCGGTCTTGCTCCACGGTGAGGAGGACCCCGAGGACCAACACCGGGACCATGCAAATCAGGATGACGCCCGCGATCTTACCGCGGATGCCGAGCCGCATCACCCTCCCCCCGTCGGACGGCCCCAGGTCGGCAAATCGATCCGGGCCCGCGGCGCCTCAGCGACGCTGCCGTTCGAGTAGCGCGCCTACGGCCGGCCGGACCCGTGCGTCCTCGCCTTCTCGATGGCCTCAGGTTCGGTGGCGCAGATCGGGAACACCTGGTCCAGCCCGGTGATCGAAAAGAGCTTCGCGATCTTCGGCTGCGTCGACACGAGCGCCAGCGCGCCCTCGCGTTCCCGGATCCGCTTCAACGCCGCGGTCAGCACGCGCAGGGCGGTGCTGTCCATGTACGTCGTCTTCGACAGGTTCACCACGACGAGCGGCGGCGCGCCCGCAGACCCCCGGGCCAGCGCTTCCTCCAGCCGGGGTGCCGTGTAGAGATCCACTTCGCCCGCAACGTCGATGACCGTGACGGTTCCCTCCGTGCGGGCTCCGATCTGGAGTTCCATCACCGTCCCTCCCAACCGATGCGGCTCAATCGTCCTCGCGGACGACTGTCGCGGCTTGGTAGAGCGCGATCCCCTTGTTCGCCACCGCCGACGCCACGAACCCGAGCAGGAACAAGAACAGCCCCTTGCTCGCAACGGCGAGTGCGGCGTCCCCGGTCGACCGCCCCGGAACCGACCCCATGAGCGCGCCCGACGCCACCAGCTCCAGGTACGCCAGGTAGAATACCGCCAGCAGCAGGAGCACGCCGAGCGCGAAGACGATCATGCCGGACGCCCGTCCCACGCCGTCCCGCCCCACCCCCGCCATCCGATCACCCCCTAGTCCGGCCGGGCGTGCGCCAGCGCCGTCTGGCACGGACACACCCGCGTGCGGGGGAGTCGCTCGACCATCGCAAACAGGAGCCGTCGGACCTGTTCGATATTTCCCTGCATGACCTTGATCACGGCCTCATGCGTCACCGGCGGTGCCGTCGGGTCGTCCTCGACGCCGACGTCGTAATCGGTGATCAACGAGATGTTCACGTAGCACATCTCCAACTCCCGGGCCAAGTACCCTTCGGGATAGTTGGTCATGTTGATCACCTCCCATCCCTGCGCGCGGAACCAGCGGCTTTCCGATCGGGTGCTGAACCGCGGCCCCTGAATCACGACCATCGTCCCGCCGTCGTGCACCGAGATCCCAAGCTCGCGGGCGGTCGTCACCGCCGACCGCCGTAGCGTTGGGCAGTACGGGTCCGCCGCGGACACGTGCGTCACCACCGGCCCATCGTAGAACGTGTCGGCGCGCCCCCACGTGCGATCCACGAACTGGCTGCAGATGACGAACTCCCCGGGCTTTACGTGCGCCTGCAGGCTCCCGGCGGCACACGGGCCCAACACCCATTCCACGCCAAGCGACTTCATCGCCCAAACATTCGCACGGTAGTTGATCCGGTGGGGCGGCAACCGATGGGTCCTGCCGTGTCGCGGGAGAAACACGACACTGCGTCCCGCGATCTCCCCGAGCGTGAGCACGTCGCTCGGCTCCCCGTACGGAGTGTCCACCGTGTGCTCCCGCGCGCCCTCGAGCAGCGAGTAGAAGCCGGACCCGCCAAATACTCCAATCTCTGCGTGCGGCACCCTCTCCCTCCTTACCCGTGGTCGCATCGGTCGAAACCCGCCGCGGCAGCGCGACCGAGGCGCCGCGTCGCGGCACAACCGCCCCGGCTCGATCAGACGCCCACGATGGCCAGCCGCGCTAACATGCGGCGCGTGGACCGAGGCCGACCCAGCGTCGACGCGCACCACGTTGGGAACCCCTGCGATGCGCGCGGCGGGAACCGCCCGCACACCCGAATCACGTCTGGGAGGGCGCCGGAAGGCGGCATACCTGAGCGATTCCGCTCCACGCCGATGCCGTTCGCGTGGCTGTGCTCCCGGCGGTGAAATTGCGCGCGAAACCGCCACGATGGTATCATCTCGGGTGACGGTGGGTCAACTCGCGGCCGTGCGAATGCCGCGCCCGCCGCACATCCGGAGGTGCGTCATGTCCGCGCGCTCCACCCTGCACGACGAAGCCCGCCCGTTCCGCGGGCCGAGCCGTCTCTGGTACGGTATGGGGGCCGCCGCACACGCGGCGGACTGCGCGCGGGAGCTGGGCATTCCCTCCGGCCCGGTCCTCGTCCTGACCGACCCCGTCGTGGACAAGCTCGGACTGGCCGACGACGTTATCGCAAGCCTCCGCGAGGCCGGGTTCGCGCTGCACCGTTTCTCCGAGATCCCCGGGGAACCTACTGTGGAAGTCGCCGACCGCGGCGCCGCGATCGCCCGCGAGCTCGCGCCGGTTCTCATCGTCGGAGTGGGCGGTGGAAGCGTCATGGATGTGGCGAAGCTCGCCGCCGCGCTCATCGGCAACCCCGGGAGCGTGCTTGACTATACGCACTTCGGCCGCAAGCGCTTCGCCGGGCCGTCGGTGCCTACGATCCTCGTGCCGACCACCGCCGGCACCGGTGCGGAGGCCAGCCAGAATGCGGTCGTCACATCGGGCTCGAGGAAGGCGTTCGCCAACAACTACCCTCAACTCCTCGCCGCGGGCGCGTTGCTCGATCCGCGCCTGACCGTCTCGCTGCCGCCGACCGTCACCGCGCACACCGGCCTCGATGCCCTGAGCCACTGCGTTGAGGGAATCCTCTCCACCAATGCCACGGCGCTGACGGATCTCTCCGCCGTCCAGGGCATCGGGCTGATCGTGCGTTCGCTCCCGCGTGCCTACGCGGCCGGGACCGACGCCGAGGCCCGCGCGGGGATGGTGCTGGCCGCGTACCTCGGCGGACTGTCTCTCAACGCGGGCATGGTGCTCGGCCACTCGATCGCCTACACGATCGCGAACCGGCTCCACCTGCCGCACGGCTTCTCATGCGCGCTCGCGCTCCCGTACGCCATGGCGTACAGTCGTGAGACCGCCGCGGCGCGCCTGCGGCGAATCGGCGAGGCGGCCGGGACGGATGGGGCCGACGCGGTGCGCGCGGTCGAATCGCTCTGCCACGACCTCGGCATGCCGGAAGCGCTCAAGACGCTCGGTTTGGCGCGCGAACGCCTCCCCGAAATGGTGACGGAGTGTCTCGAGCAGTACCCGCGGCCCAACAACCCGCGGCCGCTCGACCCGAGCGTTCTCCTGTCGCTCTATCAGGCGATGTGGGACGGACGGCCCGCGCACGCGTGGGCGTCGTGAGCGGACGCGGTGAGGCACGCCGTCCGGCCGCGATCCTGTTCGACCTCGACGGCACGCTCCTGGACAGCGCGGAACTGATCATCACCGCGTTCCAGGAGACGTGCCGATTCCACCTCGGCCTCGACATCGACCGCGGGCTCATTCTTCGGGCGTGGGCCCGGCCGATCCGCGAGCGCTTTCACGCGCTCGCGCCGGACCGCGACGAGGAACTGTCGCAGGACTACCTAGAGCGGTACGTGGCGCTCCACGACCGATACGCCCGGCTGTTTCCGGGCGTGCCCCAGACGCTCCAGGCGCTGTCCGACCGCGGGTACCCGATGGCGATCGTCACCTCCAAGCGCCGCGCGACGACGCGCGCGGCGCTGGACGCGTTCGACTTGGCCCGGTGGTGTTCTGCCGTCATCGTCGATGAGGACACCCGGCGCCACAAGCCGGACCCGGAGCCGGTGCATGCGGCCGCGGGCCAGCTGGGCGTGACGGCTGCGGAAACGCTCATGGTGGGCGACACACCGTTCGACGTCGCTGCGGGCCGGGACGCCGGCGCGGCCACCGCCGGGGCCTTATGGGGCGCCGTGGATGCGGACGCCCTCCGTGCCCATCGTCCCGACTATATGCTCACACAACCAGAGGATCTGCTGACGATCTGCCCGTCGCCATAGCGGATCGCGGTCCCACGGGCGGTCACGGCCGACGCCCGGCACGCAGCCTGGCGATGTACAACCTCGCCGCGTGGTCCATCGACGCGGCACGGAGGCGCTCCTCTTCGGCGAATTTCGCCTCCTCGGCGGCCCAGCGGTCGGCCTTCTCGTAGGCGTCGTCTTCGATGCGCCGTACCGGATCTGACACCGCACGCTCGCCTCGCACGAACGCGGCCGCCGCGGCTGCAGCGCCGCCGAGACGGTCCGCGATCGCCGGCACACGGCGGATCGTCACCTCGGCGAGCAGCGCCGCCACCGCCAGTGCCGCGACCGGGGGCCAGGCGTCGCTTGTCCCGCGGCCGTGCCCCTGGCGGAACGCCTCGTCGGGCGCGTGCAGCAGGATCCCCCCGGTGGCCTCCGCGAGGTGGGCCAGAAGCGCTGGGTTCCCGCCTGGCTCGCGGAGTTCCGGCGAGTACGGCACGACGAGCCCGGCCGCGCGCGTGCCCACGGGGCCGCGCGCATCCCGTGCCGCGACGGTCACCGTGTATACCCCGGGCGTCCCCGCGGGCCACGACGCCTCATAGCGACCTGGCGCGGTCTGCATCATCTCGATGACGTGGCCCGCGCTGC
Above is a genomic segment from bacterium containing:
- a CDS encoding SpoIIE family protein phosphatase; amino-acid sequence: MRLGIRGKIAGVILICMVPVLVLGVLLTVEQDRARRNVVLRTQQDAARALASDVSTFIDNTVHAELAAGSAVESQPYPVVGIVQLLASIRAYDPSFLWLGLVLPDGHVEAADPSGDPYANVVTRRGFAAVLAGAPWATGAVRVSAGRPGLEVATGITEAQHLAAVVDGIVDLTSVRPVLPTALAPDMDGVIVDDAGRIVLDLRRPARSAHSLAALPAVQAALRGEPRTIEGYQENGAGAREVGAAVPISNLRWAAVVLEPETSALEPVRRAAQEELEWVFAAVGLGLFLAWVLGAELSAPILALARGARAIGRGEVGHRVGLRRTDELGELGAAFDEMSERLTRSHDEMNALQGVSDAALSTVRLGELLVTLVQQIASALRADGGTVWFVDEATGDLVVPAESGQGAAGVRRLPRGEGLAGRVADGGRALVLSGEEAFRALDPRLLAQGVRAAASVPLRVGGKVIGVMQIVSHEAREFRAQDVRLIEAFADRVALAVDNARAYERQQEIAGVIQQALLPTPSVRLPGLAVAGRYVPSREVGGDFYAVLALGQGQVGFAIADVSGKGIRAATLSARTRYLLEAFVLDGRPPEAVLARMNTVLTQDAASDLFVSLFYGVIDPEAGTLRCTSAGHPAPLVLRAGEPAPVTLEAPGLLLGVETRAHYAAIETRVGPGDLMVLFTDGITEARRADGEQFGEQRLAEHVVEHRHAQPEDIADRVMDAVARWSGDGARDDQALVVVRVLPWGTNVPPPQ
- a CDS encoding RNA methyltransferase, translating into MRSLARSGVVITSRGNPFIRDLRALLRSPHREADRVAVEGWRALAAAASAGARFEAVVYTPDAAGDARYAPLRRDLQALGAREVLVARDVFAAVAQVETPQGALGIARRPAPASPSELDRPDALLVVLDAVQDPGNVGAILRTAAAVGATGAVTVGGAADPFGAKALRASAGTAFRMPLLHAATAATAAEELRRRGVRLLVAAPRGGRLVAEASFDRPLAMIFGNEGAGADAAWWRAGAEAVRLPIADGVESLNVAAAAAILLYRAAGLS
- a CDS encoding HAD-IA family hydrolase; translated protein: MSGRGEARRPAAILFDLDGTLLDSAELIITAFQETCRFHLGLDIDRGLILRAWARPIRERFHALAPDRDEELSQDYLERYVALHDRYARLFPGVPQTLQALSDRGYPMAIVTSKRRATTRAALDAFDLARWCSAVIVDEDTRRHKPDPEPVHAAAGQLGVTAAETLMVGDTPFDVAAGRDAGAATAGALWGAVDADALRAHRPDYMLTQPEDLLTICPSP
- a CDS encoding STAS domain-containing protein — protein: MELQIGARTEGTVTVIDVAGEVDLYTAPRLEEALARGSAGAPPLVVVNLSKTTYMDSTALRVLTAALKRIREREGALALVSTQPKIAKLFSITGLDQVFPICATEPEAIEKARTHGSGRP
- the infC gene encoding translation initiation factor IF-3 produces the protein MTPVERERETRINNRIRAREVRLIGANGEQLGVLSLQDALAKSQEAGVDLVEVAPTASPPVCRVMDFGKYKYEQAKRERLAHKKSKTSELKGMRLSPKIGEHDLQVKTRAVSGFLKDGDKVRVSMWFRGREMAHPQVGEQILRRMATQLGEVAVVERQPLMEGRNMIMILAPKKT
- the rplT gene encoding 50S ribosomal protein L20; amino-acid sequence: MARVKRGMAARHRHRKVLKLAKGYWGKKSRWFKMANQTVLRALAQAYAHRRARKRDFRRLWIARINAAARTHGTSYSRLICGLRRAGIQVNRKILADLAVRDGHAFEALVKRAQVDK
- a CDS encoding YqzL family protein; the encoded protein is MEITWTPECFWRVFETTGSVWAYLLYRQLTTRHPRWIVPILN
- a CDS encoding phenylalanine--tRNA ligase subunit alpha, which codes for MTELDRIPEIEREAQQACRDATTETALEEVRVRYLGRQGVIAQAFRALGRASAEDRPRLGQVLNALKAAVEDAVQRRAETLAAAGRQTRLADERIDVTLPGRPLASGRTHVLSRAMEDVAQIFLGLGFEVVEGPEVERDHDNFERLNMPPYHPARDAQDSFYLGGEWLLRTHTTVVDVHVMDCRRPPMRAISYGHCYRRDPVDASHSPMFQQVDGFMVGEGVRFSDLKGVLLHFAQAFFGPETRARFVPSYFPFTEPSAEMAISCVICGGRGCAVCKRSGWLEILGCGMFHPRVLEMSRIDPQRYTAFAFGMGVERPAMLRHRIDDIRLFYENDLRFLRQV
- a CDS encoding iron-containing alcohol dehydrogenase; translation: MSARSTLHDEARPFRGPSRLWYGMGAAAHAADCARELGIPSGPVLVLTDPVVDKLGLADDVIASLREAGFALHRFSEIPGEPTVEVADRGAAIARELAPVLIVGVGGGSVMDVAKLAAALIGNPGSVLDYTHFGRKRFAGPSVPTILVPTTAGTGAEASQNAVVTSGSRKAFANNYPQLLAAGALLDPRLTVSLPPTVTAHTGLDALSHCVEGILSTNATALTDLSAVQGIGLIVRSLPRAYAAGTDAEARAGMVLAAYLGGLSLNAGMVLGHSIAYTIANRLHLPHGFSCALALPYAMAYSRETAAARLRRIGEAAGTDGADAVRAVESLCHDLGMPEALKTLGLARERLPEMVTECLEQYPRPNNPRPLDPSVLLSLYQAMWDGRPAHAWAS
- the rpmI gene encoding 50S ribosomal protein L35 encodes the protein MPKLKTHGGASKRIRVTGRGKLIRGRQLGGHLMEHKRGSRKRSLRQTREIGTQDAARIERLLPYR
- a CDS encoding S-methyl-5'-thioadenosine phosphorylase, whose product is MRPRVRRERVPHAEIGVFGGSGFYSLLEGAREHTVDTPYGEPSDVLTLGEIAGRSVVFLPRHGRTHRLPPHRINYRANVWAMKSLGVEWVLGPCAAGSLQAHVKPGEFVICSQFVDRTWGRADTFYDGPVVTHVSAADPYCPTLRRSAVTTARELGISVHDGGTMVVIQGPRFSTRSESRWFRAQGWEVINMTNYPEGYLARELEMCYVNISLITDYDVGVEDDPTAPPVTHEAVIKVMQGNIEQVRRLLFAMVERLPRTRVCPCQTALAHARPD